One window of the Candidatus Izemoplasmatales bacterium genome contains the following:
- a CDS encoding NTP transferase domain-containing protein — protein MTTIAVMPIKLNNERLPGKNTMLLGGKPLLQHELDTLKAIDLVDRIDVFCSQESVKEYLPRGVNFVQRPTFLDSPSTNFTQIFQEYLNIMDADIFVYAHATAPFITSQTMRECIQSVQSGAYDSAFCATKIQDFLWKDGQPINFDATNMPRSQDLDVIYRETSGIYVFRREVFEKYRRRIGEKPFIKEVTFKEAIDINDRYDYLLAQHFVNIDI, from the coding sequence ATGACAACGATTGCAGTAATGCCAATTAAGTTAAACAATGAGCGATTGCCGGGGAAAAACACAATGCTTCTTGGTGGTAAACCTCTATTGCAGCATGAACTTGACACATTGAAAGCGATTGATCTTGTTGACCGTATAGATGTCTTTTGCAGTCAAGAGAGTGTAAAAGAATATCTTCCTCGGGGGGTGAACTTTGTTCAACGACCAACTTTTCTCGATTCACCGTCAACCAATTTTACACAGATTTTTCAAGAATATCTGAATATTATGGATGCAGATATTTTTGTGTATGCTCATGCTACGGCGCCATTTATTACTTCACAGACAATGCGAGAGTGTATACAATCTGTTCAATCCGGTGCTTATGATTCTGCCTTTTGCGCAACAAAGATCCAAGATTTTTTGTGGAAAGATGGACAACCCATAAACTTTGATGCGACCAACATGCCAAGGAGTCAGGATTTAGATGTCATATATAGGGAGACGTCGGGAATATATGTCTTCCGAAGAGAGGTTTTTGAGAAGTACCGTCGTCGCATTGGGGAGAAGCCATTTATCAAGGAAGTAACATTTAAAGAAGCAATAGACATAAATGATCGATATGATTATTTACTTGCTCAGCACTTTGTTAATATAGATATATAA
- a CDS encoding aldolase catalytic domain-containing protein, translated as MNPLKVLDVTLRDGGVVNDFNFGQVYMDKILAALEASDVDIIELGYIDDKAGSQSGRTKYISEKVIPQSILKNKKLNKTYVAMMDYGRFDVEKLGFRTDNGIDGIRLAFHKKDRENILPLGRMIIDKGYQLYIQPMITLRYTDKELLELIDMVNSKLPDASGFYIVDSFGEMRPNDMSRMLNLVDHNLRPEMPLGFHSHNNLQMSYSNAITLLQFATNRKLMLDCSIMGMGKGAGNLNTELLLEHLNIFYGSTYKISPLLDVIDKVVNQLRSEFYWGYAPEYYLSSINHCSPSYASHYYNKSMLPIDQVGELLGLIAEEKKISFDVKYAEDLYRLYNERKSVDDTGVVDEICAEINGRSVLLIAPGPSITKSHQLVNEYVAREDIFSIGLNLCSDFKINYVLTTRNEIYDEAVANAMNVIVVSRISKGGRGNVKVLDYKKWITVDDMTHDSSSVIMFNLLRHFGIKQVYLAGFDGFSSNIMENYFDPNLRRTMTEEQAIIRNDYYKGLIIELRKSGMNISFITPSRYE; from the coding sequence ATGAATCCGCTAAAGGTGCTTGATGTAACCCTACGTGATGGTGGGGTCGTGAACGATTTTAATTTTGGTCAAGTATATATGGATAAAATTCTGGCTGCTCTCGAGGCGTCTGATGTTGATATTATAGAATTGGGATATATTGATGATAAAGCGGGCTCACAGTCTGGCAGGACAAAATACATAAGCGAGAAAGTGATCCCACAGAGCATTTTAAAGAACAAGAAACTCAACAAGACGTACGTAGCGATGATGGATTATGGAAGGTTTGATGTAGAAAAGCTTGGATTTCGCACTGATAATGGAATAGATGGAATTCGATTAGCGTTTCACAAAAAAGACAGAGAGAATATTTTGCCCTTAGGTAGAATGATTATTGATAAGGGGTATCAGCTATATATACAACCAATGATTACATTACGGTACACAGATAAAGAGTTACTGGAACTCATCGATATGGTGAACAGTAAATTACCGGATGCGTCCGGTTTCTATATTGTTGACAGTTTTGGTGAAATGAGACCAAACGATATGAGTAGAATGCTTAACCTTGTTGATCACAATTTACGTCCAGAAATGCCGCTTGGATTCCATTCCCATAATAACCTCCAAATGTCATACTCAAATGCGATTACCCTCCTTCAATTTGCGACAAACCGAAAATTGATGCTTGATTGTTCGATTATGGGAATGGGGAAGGGCGCAGGTAACCTAAATACAGAATTACTACTTGAACACCTGAATATTTTCTATGGTAGTACGTATAAAATATCGCCCTTACTTGACGTGATTGACAAAGTGGTCAATCAGCTACGTTCGGAATTCTATTGGGGATACGCCCCTGAGTATTACCTATCGTCCATAAATCATTGTAGCCCAAGTTATGCTAGTCATTATTATAACAAAAGCATGTTACCAATCGACCAAGTGGGGGAGTTGCTAGGTTTAATCGCGGAAGAGAAGAAAATTTCGTTTGATGTTAAGTATGCCGAGGATTTGTATCGACTTTATAACGAAAGAAAATCAGTTGATGATACTGGGGTTGTTGATGAGATTTGTGCAGAGATTAATGGTAGATCTGTGTTGCTCATAGCGCCGGGACCAAGCATAACCAAATCGCACCAGTTAGTAAATGAATATGTAGCGAGAGAAGATATATTCTCAATTGGCCTCAATTTATGTTCTGACTTTAAAATTAATTATGTACTCACAACAAGAAACGAAATCTATGATGAAGCAGTAGCGAATGCTATGAATGTAATTGTTGTCTCACGCATCTCAAAAGGTGGCCGTGGAAACGTAAAGGTGCTTGATTATAAAAAGTGGATTACTGTTGATGACATGACTCACGATTCGTCATCAGTGATTATGTTCAATTTGCTTCGCCATTTCGGAATCAAGCAAGTGTATCTGGCCGGTTTTGACGGTTTTTCATCAAATATTATGGAGAACTACTTCGATCCAAATTTGCGTAGGACAATGACTGAAGAACAAGCGATTATTCGAAACGATTATTATAAAGGTTTGATTATTGAATTGAGAAAAAGTGGTATGAATATATCCTTCATAACTCCTTCCAGGTATGAGTAA
- a CDS encoding oligosaccharide flippase family protein gives MSKNATLAIKITTFYLIANIFEKAIDFFLLPVFTSVLSPADYGIVSTYLSYVSIFSVFISLSLGSSVRFAVIDYKDKLDSYVSSLVTLQIIIALLVSVVVGIISKFFLPDEYHILTIFCLLHAFFGCIISMVSLRYMVEMKYVKRSMLLIMPNLLAIPLSIMLIRIYPTIPYMGRIVGILSTIGFVGFIYTIILLLRGKQLVSLANWKYAIKYSLPLVFHGLTLVLLNQIDRTMLTSIRGVSDTGIYSVACSFGSIAFAFTTAMENTWIPWFYRMAQKGDYIQINKYSKIYTWTCVLLSCGIIFLSPEVVKVFINDAYWPAIGVIPFLVGGTFFKAVSGLPINAMYYTKKTRMIAASSLLALVVTLLLNYMLIPKFGAIGAAISSAIAYMVLFIMQSVSTKIQYTHMFPNIVFILQGLIIMAVVTVGYITQENFKTRWLLTAIIVLIYGLILHKSRLLNNVLVKKKNDE, from the coding sequence ATGAGCAAAAATGCGACACTTGCCATAAAGATCACAACATTCTATTTGATTGCGAATATCTTTGAAAAGGCAATAGATTTCTTCCTATTACCAGTTTTTACTAGTGTGCTTTCTCCGGCTGATTATGGAATAGTTAGTACATATCTCTCATATGTTAGTATCTTCTCGGTATTTATCTCTTTGTCGTTGGGAAGTTCGGTACGATTTGCAGTTATTGACTACAAGGATAAGTTGGATTCATATGTATCCTCACTAGTAACCCTCCAGATAATTATCGCGCTACTAGTCTCAGTAGTAGTTGGTATCATTTCAAAGTTCTTTCTACCCGATGAATACCATATACTTACGATATTCTGTTTACTTCATGCGTTTTTTGGATGCATAATCAGCATGGTATCACTTCGATACATGGTCGAAATGAAGTATGTAAAAAGGTCTATGCTTCTCATAATGCCTAATTTATTAGCGATACCCTTATCGATAATGTTGATAAGAATTTATCCCACAATACCATATATGGGACGCATCGTAGGCATCTTGTCAACAATTGGCTTTGTTGGCTTTATTTATACGATCATCCTTTTGCTACGAGGAAAACAATTGGTATCATTAGCAAATTGGAAGTACGCAATCAAATATTCATTGCCTTTAGTTTTTCATGGATTGACATTGGTCCTTCTTAACCAAATTGATAGAACAATGCTTACTTCTATTCGAGGCGTCTCGGACACAGGTATATATAGTGTTGCATGTAGTTTTGGATCGATTGCATTTGCATTTACTACAGCAATGGAAAACACTTGGATTCCATGGTTTTATCGAATGGCTCAAAAAGGGGACTATATACAAATAAACAAATATTCAAAAATTTACACTTGGACATGTGTACTATTATCGTGTGGAATAATTTTCTTATCACCTGAGGTTGTAAAAGTCTTCATTAATGATGCATATTGGCCGGCAATAGGAGTCATTCCCTTTCTCGTTGGGGGGACATTTTTTAAGGCGGTTTCTGGGTTGCCAATTAATGCGATGTACTATACAAAAAAAACACGAATGATTGCGGCAAGTTCTCTATTAGCATTAGTGGTGACATTGCTTCTAAACTATATGCTAATACCGAAATTTGGTGCAATTGGCGCCGCGATATCATCTGCCATCGCATATATGGTTCTGTTCATAATGCAAAGTGTATCGACAAAGATACAGTATACGCACATGTTCCCAAACATTGTTTTTATTCTCCAAGGATTGATTATCATGGCTGTGGTCACAGTCGGCTACATAACACAAGAGAATTTTAAAACTCGGTGGCTACTAACGGCAATAATAGTATTGATTTATGGATTAATTCTTCATAAAAGTCGGTTACTTAATAACGTATTAGTGAAAAAGAAAAATGATGAATGA
- a CDS encoding 6-hydroxymethylpterin diphosphokinase MptE-like protein, translating to MGRRNIKQKAGSLIFRIYHYSIFSGLLHRMKQYAIFAIQKLHSILQAISTIPRRCGYADRRFKALRALKGQYMGKRCFIICTGPSLLISDLEKLENEYSFGMNSISLIHEKTRWKPDFYAIQDLSVFERIKESVYTTDNGQVFIPLEFSRHYVLPENWVMFHTSWAYHMYELIYKTKYFAKFSRDCYATVYDGYSITYSIMQLAIYMGFTEIYLLGADSSYLGEKKHFIEHGTNDPTFQTATDRLFSAYSVAKKFTDKNGIKVYNATRGGKLEIFPRVNLDELLKTSKKNKVNT from the coding sequence ATGGGTAGAAGAAATATCAAACAAAAAGCGGGTTCACTAATTTTTCGAATCTACCATTATTCTATTTTTTCTGGATTACTGCATAGAATGAAGCAGTATGCGATTTTCGCAATTCAGAAACTTCATTCAATCCTACAGGCGATTAGCACAATCCCAAGACGTTGTGGTTACGCTGATAGGCGCTTTAAAGCGTTACGAGCACTAAAAGGTCAATATATGGGTAAAAGATGTTTCATCATTTGCACTGGACCAAGCTTACTGATTAGCGATCTAGAAAAGTTAGAAAATGAGTATTCATTTGGAATGAATTCTATTAGCTTGATACACGAAAAGACTAGATGGAAACCGGATTTTTACGCTATACAAGATTTGTCGGTCTTCGAAAGAATAAAAGAGAGTGTGTATACAACTGATAATGGACAAGTCTTCATCCCGCTTGAGTTCTCAAGACACTATGTATTACCGGAGAATTGGGTTATGTTCCATACTTCCTGGGCTTATCACATGTACGAATTAATTTATAAAACGAAGTATTTTGCAAAGTTTAGTCGGGACTGTTATGCCACTGTCTATGATGGTTACTCGATAACGTATTCCATTATGCAACTAGCTATATATATGGGGTTTACCGAGATATACTTGCTTGGAGCAGACAGTAGTTATCTTGGCGAGAAAAAGCATTTCATTGAGCACGGGACGAATGACCCAACTTTTCAAACTGCGACTGATAGACTATTCTCTGCGTATTCAGTCGCAAAAAAATTCACAGATAAAAACGGCATAAAGGTATACAACGCTACTCGAGGGGGTAAACTAGAAATTTTCCCCCGAGTCAATTTAGATGAACTACTTAAAACAAGTAAAAAAAATAAGGTAAATACATAG
- a CDS encoding ATP-grasp domain-containing protein → MKRLMLLCGLRYAVPVIMAAHEMNIYVITCDNKPDNFAHRYSDEYCNASVIDKDAILNAAIRLRIDGIMSFACDPGVLTAAYVAELLHLPSCGPYESVAILQNKGKFRRFLAANGFNVPTAKSYTSVDDAIGDTGLFHWPVIVKPTDSAGSKGVTKVDNPTILKKSIEHALSFSISKEFIIEDFLMQEGFASDTDCFSINGELVFVSFNAQHFDKNAINPFTPSAYTWPSSISAANESVLISEIQRVLTLLKMGTSIYNIESRVCIDGKAYIMECSPRGGGNRLAECIKYATGVDLVSNSVRAAVGLPIEVIEQKPYRGWWAEIILHSSKPGVYESLWINDDIKRYIIEVDIWITCGSNVGGFCGANEAIGTIILNFPDYHIQKEVMDNISRYVSVVIKENT, encoded by the coding sequence GTGAAAAGATTGATGTTGCTATGTGGACTGCGTTATGCTGTACCTGTAATTATGGCTGCACATGAAATGAATATATATGTCATAACTTGTGATAACAAACCAGACAATTTCGCACATAGGTACTCTGATGAGTATTGCAATGCGAGCGTAATTGATAAAGACGCAATATTAAATGCAGCAATCCGACTGCGCATTGATGGAATTATGTCGTTCGCATGTGATCCAGGAGTATTAACGGCTGCATATGTTGCAGAATTATTACACTTGCCATCATGTGGGCCTTATGAATCCGTTGCGATTTTGCAGAATAAAGGAAAATTTAGACGTTTTTTAGCAGCTAATGGCTTTAATGTACCCACAGCAAAGAGCTACACATCAGTGGATGACGCTATTGGCGATACTGGTTTATTTCATTGGCCGGTAATTGTTAAGCCTACTGATTCAGCTGGTAGTAAAGGTGTAACTAAGGTAGATAATCCGACGATACTGAAAAAAAGCATTGAACACGCTTTGTCATTTTCAATCTCAAAGGAATTCATTATTGAAGATTTTCTTATGCAAGAAGGGTTCGCTTCTGATACGGATTGCTTTTCGATAAACGGTGAACTAGTTTTCGTCTCATTCAATGCACAACACTTTGACAAAAACGCTATAAATCCCTTTACCCCCTCTGCATATACATGGCCATCATCAATATCTGCTGCGAATGAGAGTGTGTTGATTAGCGAGATTCAAAGGGTGCTTACTTTACTGAAAATGGGAACATCAATATACAATATAGAGTCTAGAGTGTGTATTGATGGAAAGGCATATATTATGGAATGTTCTCCACGGGGGGGGGGTAACAGATTGGCTGAATGCATTAAGTATGCAACAGGAGTAGATCTTGTGAGTAACTCAGTTCGAGCTGCTGTAGGGTTGCCAATTGAGGTTATTGAACAAAAGCCATATCGTGGATGGTGGGCTGAAATAATACTTCACAGCAGTAAACCTGGTGTTTATGAGAGTTTATGGATAAACGACGATATAAAAAGATATATTATTGAAGTCGACATATGGATAACATGCGGATCCAATGTTGGAGGTTTTTGTGGCGCAAATGAAGCAATAGGGACAATAATATTAAATTTTCCAGATTATCATATACAAAAAGAAGTAATGGATAATATTTCTCGTTATGTTAGTGTAGTCATTAAGGAAAACACTTAA
- a CDS encoding HAD hydrolase family protein has translation MHQGEIKIFVMDVDGTLTDGKIYIGTKGESLKAFNVKDGFGIHNMLIPRGIVPIIITGRRSKIVVRRCHELGIKEVHQGVHNKESKISEISQRLNVPMSSIAFIGDDMNDFDIMMKVKTGGGVVGCPIDASKEIQSIANYVCEQKGGEGAVREFIGWLLFPKK, from the coding sequence ATGCATCAAGGAGAGATTAAAATATTTGTTATGGACGTGGATGGAACCCTTACAGACGGAAAAATATATATAGGTACTAAAGGTGAATCACTTAAGGCATTTAATGTGAAGGACGGCTTTGGCATTCATAATATGTTAATTCCGAGGGGGATCGTGCCAATTATCATTACCGGACGCAGATCAAAGATCGTTGTCCGTCGGTGTCACGAACTTGGCATTAAAGAGGTTCATCAAGGAGTTCATAATAAAGAGTCCAAAATCAGCGAGATTTCACAAAGATTGAATGTGCCTATGTCATCTATCGCATTTATTGGAGATGACATGAATGATTTTGATATAATGATGAAAGTAAAAACGGGTGGCGGTGTGGTTGGGTGCCCAATAGATGCTTCAAAAGAAATCCAATCGATTGCAAATTATGTGTGTGAGCAAAAGGGTGGAGAAGGCGCGGTTAGGGAGTTCATAGGTTGGTTGCTTTTTCCAAAAAAATAA